A stretch of DNA from Anaerolineae bacterium:
ACCAAAATTCGCCGGGGAAAACCGCTGCGCCGCAGGCGAACAACCGCCAAATCACAGGGCGGATTAATGGTCATCACATCAATAATCGAGCCAAAGGCCTGCCCCTTGCTTTGAGTGTAACCCGGCCAACCCAACAACACCAAATCGGCTCCGCGCTCTTGAGCGGCACTGACAATGGAATGAACCACATCCCGGCCCAGGCGAATCATGGTGCGGACCGGTATCTCAAATTCCTGTCCTACACTAATCACCTCTTCCAAAATTGGGCGGCCCTGTCTGAGGAACGCGCGGCCATCGGTTACGCCTATCTGGGGCGGAACGCGAATAATGTGCAAGGCAAACAATTCACCCATATTCGCCCGGGCAAACAATGCGCCTAACCGGGCCAACTGGCGAGCCGCGGCCTCGTTGGCTACCGGCAGCATCACCGAGTAGGCCCGGGTGGCTATAGTTTCTTCGAGTAAAATTGTATCTTTCTCTTTGGCCGCTTCTTGCACCGCGCCATGCCGAAAATAAACAAATACCCCGGCCACTAACCAAACAATAGTCACCACCCATGCCAGCGGACTCAGGTTGACCAATTCAATGGCCAGCACAAGTTGAATGGCAATGGCCGCGTATTGCAACCAGGGCACAAACGGCGCCCGGAAGGGACGTTCCAGGTCGGGTCTGGTTTTACGCATTCTGATCAGGGCAATGTTGACCATCAGGAACAGCAGCAAAAAAGTGATGGAAGCCCCGGAAGCCACATCGGCTACGGGCAGCCACACCGCCATAGTCATAATCAGCAAGCCGCTGAGCCAGATGGCCCAGTGCGGGGTTTTATTACGGGAATGAATACGGCCAAAAACTCTTGGCAAATCGTGGTCGCGGCCCATGGCAAAAGAAACGCGGCTGCTGGAATAAACTGTGGCGTTGAGGGCCGACATCGTAGAAGCCAAACCTCCCAATATCATCACCAACGCTCCATAGGGCATAATGGCCCGCGCGGTTTCAATCATGGCCCGTTCCCCGTTTTCACCAAGATACATCCAGTTAGGCAGGCCCGAATCTTGCACCAACGCGCCCACCGAAACAAAAGCCACGCCCAGGTAAACCAGCACCACAACACCAATGGCTCCAAAAATGGCCCGGGGAATATTTTTCCCCGGCTCTTTCACCTCCTCACCACTCTGGGCAATGATTTCATATCCTTCAAAAGCTACAAAGGTGAGGCCCATGGCCAAAATCACTCCCCGGAAGCCATATGGCAAAGGGTTAGGATCACGCAGGAAATTGT
This window harbors:
- a CDS encoding amino acid permease; the encoded protein is MEISPQPTSQRFQVSLSRDLGLFDVTMIGVGAMIGAGIFGLTGIAAGEAGPVGLLLAFLLNGLVTSMTGITYAELGSAYPQAGGGYAWVKEGLARIFGFYAGWISWFSHSVACSLYAVLFGTFFAELVEMAGVRFGDKTMFLDLSGEQIAVKVFAVLVALVFVIVNVRGSSETGLVGNIITGFKIVVLGLLVLFGLKAMLNLPHWADNFLRDPNPLPYGFRGVILAMGLTFVAFEGYEIIAQSGEEVKEPGKNIPRAIFGAIGVVVLVYLGVAFVSVGALVQDSGLPNWMYLGENGERAMIETARAIMPYGALVMILGGLASTMSALNATVYSSSRVSFAMGRDHDLPRVFGRIHSRNKTPHWAIWLSGLLIMTMAVWLPVADVASGASITFLLLFLMVNIALIRMRKTRPDLERPFRAPFVPWLQYAAIAIQLVLAIELVNLSPLAWVVTIVWLVAGVFVYFRHGAVQEAAKEKDTILLEETIATRAYSVMLPVANEAAARQLARLGALFARANMGELFALHIIRVPPQIGVTDGRAFLRQGRPILEEVISVGQEFEIPVRTMIRLGRDVVHSIVSAAQERGADLVLLGWPGYTQSKGQAFGSIIDVMTINPPCDLAVVRLRRSGFPRRILVPIAGGPNARLSIELAITEADAIEQTTGTRPEVVALNLIANSGDNPAHNQRRTELLDELQAHKWPIELLIKPAHDIVKGILEEAAKFDQIIIGASAERLLEQSLFGSIPQRVAEEALSTVIMVKRHDPVRFGLRRWLMRPRRLSRITSVPNDSDRESGMVHNLVDTFLSTK